In Streptomyces sp. P3, one DNA window encodes the following:
- a CDS encoding MFS transporter, protein MNRWRALMVLGTAQFLMVLDTSVMNVSISQLVEDFDTEVTAIQAVITLYALVMAAFMIIGGRLGDILGRRRMFLLGLVVYATGSALTAVAPTLWVLTLGWSVVEGLGAAMVLPAMAALVAESYRGRDRAVAYGVVGGLAGAGIAVGPLLGGWVTTYLTWRLVFAGEVVVVLVVLCFHKAIRASPRTGTRPRLDGVGAALSAAGLALGVLGVLQSGTWGWLQPRNPPFTVLGFSPTLFVVGAGVAVLAFFLHWERRREARGADPLVHLALLHRPVLRSGLMCLLSQNLILLGLFFTIPLYLQVVQGFDAFETGLRLLPVSVAMLAASMCAARLGRVAGARRVVRLALLTLAGAVVWLLATIDPVIDDAQFAGAMALLGVGMGLLASQLGNVVQSSVHGDERSEVGGLQFTAQNLGSALGTALIGSLLVGALAQAFTTRVESHPQLSEETSRQAGVALEAGISFVPTEQVRTAAEDAGLPPAEVDALTESYASAQLDGLKAAILAAGGITLASFLVTSHLPTARTERPGKSRGGMPSGPVDAPR, encoded by the coding sequence GTGAACCGCTGGCGCGCTCTGATGGTCCTGGGGACCGCACAGTTCCTGATGGTCCTGGACACCTCCGTCATGAACGTCTCGATCAGCCAGCTGGTCGAGGACTTCGACACCGAGGTGACGGCCATCCAGGCAGTCATCACCCTGTACGCCCTGGTCATGGCAGCCTTCATGATCATCGGAGGTCGGCTGGGGGACATCCTCGGCCGGCGCCGGATGTTTCTCCTCGGCCTCGTCGTCTACGCCACGGGCTCGGCCCTCACCGCTGTGGCACCCACCCTGTGGGTCCTCACGCTGGGCTGGTCGGTGGTCGAGGGACTGGGCGCCGCGATGGTCCTGCCCGCCATGGCGGCGCTGGTCGCCGAGTCCTACCGGGGGCGGGACCGGGCCGTCGCCTACGGGGTGGTCGGCGGGCTGGCCGGTGCGGGGATCGCGGTCGGCCCGCTGCTGGGCGGCTGGGTGACGACGTACCTCACCTGGCGGCTGGTCTTCGCGGGCGAGGTCGTCGTCGTGCTGGTCGTGCTGTGCTTCCACAAGGCCATCAGGGCGTCGCCCCGAACCGGCACACGGCCTCGTCTCGACGGCGTCGGCGCCGCGCTGTCGGCGGCCGGGCTGGCGCTCGGAGTGCTCGGCGTCCTGCAGAGCGGCACCTGGGGCTGGCTGCAGCCCCGCAACCCGCCCTTCACCGTGCTCGGCTTCTCGCCCACCCTGTTCGTCGTCGGGGCCGGAGTGGCCGTGCTGGCCTTCTTCCTGCACTGGGAACGGCGCAGGGAGGCCCGGGGCGCCGATCCCCTCGTCCATCTCGCGCTCCTGCACAGGCCCGTGCTGCGATCGGGCCTGATGTGTCTGCTGAGCCAGAACCTCATCCTGCTCGGCCTGTTCTTCACGATTCCGCTGTATCTGCAGGTCGTGCAGGGCTTCGACGCCTTCGAGACGGGCCTGCGCCTGCTTCCCGTGTCGGTCGCGATGCTCGCCGCGTCCATGTGCGCCGCCAGGCTCGGCCGGGTGGCGGGAGCGCGGCGGGTCGTGAGACTCGCGCTGCTGACCCTGGCCGGGGCGGTCGTGTGGCTGCTGGCCACCATCGACCCCGTCATCGACGACGCGCAGTTCGCCGGGGCGATGGCGCTGCTCGGCGTGGGGATGGGTCTGCTGGCCTCCCAGTTGGGCAACGTCGTCCAGTCGAGCGTGCACGGGGACGAGCGCAGCGAGGTGGGCGGGCTGCAGTTCACTGCTCAGAACCTGGGCTCCGCGCTGGGTACCGCGCTCATCGGGTCGCTGCTGGTCGGCGCCCTGGCGCAGGCTTTCACCACCCGCGTGGAGAGCCACCCCCAGTTGTCGGAGGAGACCAGCCGCCAGGCCGGCGTGGCTCTGGAGGCGGGCATCAGCTTCGTCCCCACCGAGCAGGTGCGCACCGCCGCCGAGGACGCCGGACTGCCGCCCGCCGAGGTCGACGCGCTCACCGAGTCCTACGCCTCTGCGCAGCTCGACGGGCTGAAGGCGGCGATCCTCGCCGCCGGCGGGATCACGCTCGCCAGTTTCCTGGTCACGTCGCACCTGCCCACAGCGAGGACCGAACGCCCCGGGAAGTCGCGGGGCGGCATGCCGAGCGGTCCCGTCGACGCGCCACGTTGA
- a CDS encoding LuxR C-terminal-related transcriptional regulator, with translation MAGLEESDAQRRGPYVPAGPYADPQGDPFLRTRFVVPARPVTFLRRERLVAHLDGALETPLTMVNGAAGAGKTLLVADWAAAREHPVAWLTTDAAGQGPGMLWAYLLEALRGAGTDLPAEIGCPADAGRVPAALLARLAAGLSTRERPVIVVLDEYDRVADPEIAEQLEFVLHHAGGGLRLVLVTRTEPLLPLHRYRAAGELTEIRGAELAFTAEEAAELLELHGLRLPAHAAQSLVTRTRGWAAGLRLCALAARESPDPESYLKKFEADRTAVADFLLAEVLRRQPPETQDLLLRVSVLDRFRPGLVNALTGRTDAEPILAGLHRENAFVEHLERDWYRLHPLFAEILRAHLRMRSPGLEPELHRRAAHWLHGSGSLASTLSHGAAAGDWEFTAGALVDDLAIGWLFTGLRVDALAELFSRMGPEAASPAAHLVRAARELSLHELDRGQAHLRHAEQTLAAAGRGSPARAGAGDDPVGEQPALAAARLSCALLEALAARLTGAPARAELAAAAADTLRHEVPARLLEKHPELTALLLAHLGSARLWAGRFEEACAALSSVAGSAAGAATALAREDALGRLALIDYLDGWPGRAERRARAAAAETERYGLPQSSGSGMARLVQAALAVERDDLGRARTLLDESAESPSAWCDPVMEAVRAVAAARLHLARGDTRAALAMAEPTVPAAVPSPWAEGQTALVASAAHLAEGRPETAVKVLLAVPGAQPACEVAAARAQLAAGRPDAAIDLLDAVRQEGRSGPAVIVRALLVRAQAASEAGDTAAAHGFVGQALREARRDGLRRPFTEAGPWIRRFLAPASLRGTAGDWLTPGAPPSDDRPPPVVEELSGRERDVLRRLAQTMSTEEIAADLYVSVNTVKTHLKSAYRKLSVNRRNEAVRRARELDLL, from the coding sequence ATGGCCGGGCTCGAGGAGAGCGACGCGCAACGGAGGGGCCCGTATGTGCCGGCGGGCCCGTACGCCGATCCCCAGGGAGATCCGTTCCTGCGCACGCGGTTCGTCGTCCCGGCCCGGCCGGTGACGTTTCTGCGGCGCGAGCGGCTGGTCGCACACCTCGACGGGGCTCTGGAGACGCCGCTGACCATGGTCAACGGCGCGGCGGGCGCAGGCAAGACATTGCTGGTCGCCGACTGGGCCGCGGCACGCGAGCATCCCGTCGCCTGGCTCACCACCGACGCGGCCGGGCAGGGTCCGGGCATGTTGTGGGCCTACCTGCTCGAGGCCCTGCGCGGTGCCGGGACCGACCTGCCCGCCGAGATCGGCTGTCCCGCGGACGCGGGCCGGGTGCCCGCCGCACTGCTGGCCCGGCTGGCCGCCGGGCTGAGCACCCGGGAGCGGCCCGTGATCGTCGTGCTCGACGAGTACGACCGGGTGGCCGACCCGGAGATCGCCGAGCAGTTGGAGTTCGTCCTGCACCACGCGGGCGGAGGCCTGCGCCTGGTCCTCGTCACCCGCACCGAGCCGCTGCTGCCGCTGCACCGCTACCGGGCGGCCGGCGAGTTGACGGAGATCCGCGGAGCGGAGCTGGCCTTCACCGCCGAAGAGGCGGCCGAACTGCTGGAACTGCACGGACTGCGGCTTCCGGCGCACGCGGCGCAGAGCCTGGTGACCCGCACCCGGGGCTGGGCCGCCGGTCTGCGGCTGTGCGCCCTCGCCGCGCGCGAGAGCCCGGATCCGGAGTCGTACCTGAAGAAGTTCGAGGCCGACCGCACGGCGGTCGCCGACTTCCTGCTGGCGGAGGTGCTCCGGCGGCAGCCTCCCGAGACGCAGGACCTGCTGCTGCGGGTCAGCGTCCTCGACCGGTTCCGTCCCGGGCTGGTGAACGCCCTCACCGGACGGACCGACGCCGAGCCCATCCTGGCCGGGCTGCATCGCGAGAACGCGTTCGTCGAACATCTCGAGCGGGACTGGTACCGCCTCCATCCGCTGTTCGCGGAGATCCTCCGCGCCCATCTGCGGATGCGGTCACCCGGTCTGGAGCCCGAACTGCACCGGCGGGCCGCGCACTGGCTGCACGGCTCGGGATCCCTCGCGTCGACCCTGAGCCACGGCGCGGCGGCGGGCGACTGGGAGTTCACCGCGGGAGCTCTGGTCGACGACCTCGCGATCGGGTGGCTCTTCACCGGTCTGCGCGTCGACGCGCTCGCCGAGCTGTTCTCCCGGATGGGGCCGGAGGCGGCGAGCCCTGCCGCGCACCTCGTCCGTGCGGCACGCGAGCTGTCCCTGCACGAGCTCGACCGTGGCCAGGCGCATCTGCGGCACGCTGAACAGACGCTCGCGGCGGCCGGGCGCGGGTCGCCGGCACGCGCCGGCGCCGGGGACGATCCGGTGGGGGAGCAGCCCGCGCTGGCGGCGGCACGGTTGAGCTGCGCGTTGCTCGAGGCGCTGGCCGCCCGGCTGACCGGTGCTCCGGCCCGGGCGGAGCTGGCCGCCGCGGCGGCCGACACGCTCCGGCACGAGGTCCCCGCCCGGCTGCTCGAGAAGCACCCCGAGCTCACCGCACTGCTACTGGCCCATCTGGGTTCGGCGCGGCTGTGGGCGGGACGGTTCGAGGAGGCGTGCGCCGCCCTGTCGAGCGTGGCAGGCTCCGCCGCGGGGGCCGCCACGGCACTCGCACGCGAGGACGCCCTGGGCCGGCTGGCCCTGATCGACTACCTCGACGGCTGGCCCGGCCGAGCGGAGCGCAGGGCGCGGGCCGCCGCGGCGGAGACGGAGCGCTACGGCCTGCCCCAGTCGTCCGGCTCCGGCATGGCGCGGCTGGTCCAGGCCGCCTTGGCCGTCGAGCGCGACGACCTGGGCCGGGCCCGGACCCTTCTCGACGAGAGCGCCGAGTCGCCCTCCGCCTGGTGCGACCCGGTCATGGAGGCGGTCCGGGCCGTCGCCGCCGCTCGGCTGCACCTGGCCCGGGGCGACACCCGGGCGGCGCTCGCCATGGCGGAGCCGACCGTTCCGGCCGCTGTGCCCTCGCCCTGGGCGGAGGGACAGACGGCGCTCGTCGCGTCCGCCGCGCATCTCGCCGAGGGCCGCCCCGAGACGGCGGTCAAGGTGCTCCTGGCGGTCCCCGGCGCGCAGCCGGCCTGCGAGGTCGCGGCCGCACGGGCCCAGCTCGCCGCCGGAAGGCCGGACGCGGCGATCGACCTGCTCGACGCCGTGCGTCAGGAGGGACGCTCCGGGCCGGCGGTGATCGTCCGGGCCCTGCTGGTGCGGGCACAGGCGGCGAGTGAGGCGGGAGACACGGCCGCCGCGCACGGATTCGTCGGCCAGGCCCTGCGCGAGGCACGCCGCGACGGCCTGCGCCGGCCCTTCACCGAGGCCGGGCCGTGGATCCGCCGCTTCCTCGCCCCGGCGTCGCTGCGGGGGACGGCCGGGGACTGGCTCACGCCGGGCGCGCCGCCGTCCGACGACCGGCCGCCGCCGGTGGTGGAGGAACTGAGCGGACGCGAACGCGACGTGCTGCGCAGGCTGGCCCAAACGATGTCGACGGAGGAGATCGCCGCCGACCTGTACGTGTCCGTGAACACGGTGAAGACGCACCTCAAGAGCGCTTACCGGAAGCTGTCGGTCAACCGCCGCAACGAGGCGGTGCGCCGGGCCCGTGAGCTGGACCTGCTCTGA